In Numida meleagris isolate 19003 breed g44 Domestic line chromosome 11, NumMel1.0, whole genome shotgun sequence, the genomic window GGTGGAaccctggggatggggacataCCTGGAGCCATAGTGGGATGCTGAGGACATGATGAGAtgctggggacatgggatggggacaagaTGAGTCTCTGAGGACCCTGGATACGTGATTGAACCCTGGAACCATGGGTGGCCCAGGGGACATGGTGCCACTCTGAGGACACAGGGGCCCCTAGAGAGTCCAGGCTGTGACAGTGCCCATCTCCACAGCCTGTGAGTGTGAGCCGCTGGGCGCCGAGAGCCCACAGTGCGACCGAGCCAGCGGGCAGTGCCAGTGCCGGCCTGGCTTTGAGGGGCTGCGCTGCGACCGCTGCCAGCGGGGCTACCAGGCCGCCTTCCCTCACTGTTCACCGTGCCACCCCTGCTTCGGGCGCTGGGATgcggtgctgggcagcctgcaggatgggctgcagcacctggggGCACGGGTGCGGGCGCTGCGTGAAGGAGGGTCTGCAGCCCCACTCAGCCCCCGCCTGCGGGCACTGGAGGAGGCCCTGGGGCATGCAGAGCGGCTGCTGGGCGAGGGGGGAAGCCCCAGTAGCCccctcctgcaggagctgtcTGAGCGGCAGGATGGCACCAGGCAAGTGCACATGGTGGGCTGGGGGGGCTTTAGGTACCCAGAGAGGTTTGAGAGCTCTTTGCCCCATAGGACAGAGCTGGACGACTTCTGGAAGAGGCTTCAAGAGCTGGAACAACATGTGGATCAGCTGACGCAGGCTGATGCGCTGCACCGAGGCCGGCTGGCCAGGCTGAGTCATGAGTTGGGTGGGCTCAACCAAACCACCTCCCATCTGCACGCTGTCCTCGgcaccgtgacagcagcaggattCAGGGGTAAGGGCATCCAGCGAGGGGTTTGGGGGCGTGGGGGCTGGGAGAGCCATGCCCTGATGCTGGGTGTGTGGTGGGACGCTGGACACGTGGGGGGAATAGAGGGATCTTGGGGAAACAGGACTCTGGATCCTTAGGAGATCCTGAGACATGGGGAGCTCATGGGGACATGGTGAGACACAAGGGACGTGGGTGATCGTGGAGCCATAGTGGGATGCTAGGGACATGGTGGGACTCGAGGGACACTCTGTACCGACAGAGTCCTACCGGAGCATCGTGGCGGCAGCACGGGACTCACGGCAGGCAGAGGCGCTGGCCAACGGCACGGCGGGAGAGCTGAGCGCAGCACGGGCCACGCAGCGGGCGGCTGAGCGGGCACTGCAGCAGCGGGGCGATGCGTTCCGCCGGAGCACAGCTGCGCAGCGGAAATCCCTGCGGGAGGCACAGAAACGGGTGTCAGGGCTCAGCGTGGCAGGGATCAATGAGAAGGTGAGAGCGGGATGTGGGGAAAAAGGGCTCATGGGGAGACCCCACATCGCGGGTGGCACATGGGTTACTTTGCCCTTGGGCCAACCGGGGTGAGGGTCTGCCCATTCAAACTCCACCTTTTGCATCCCTGCAGATTTGCGGGGCTCCTGGAGACCGGAGCTGTGCAGAATCACCGTGCGGAGGAGCCCTGTGCCGGGACAGCGTGGGGACGCGGCACTGCGGGGGTGTGGGGTGCACGGGAGCCCTGCCCGTGTCAGCTCAAGCCCTGAGCAGCGCCCACAATGCCTCGCAGCAGTTGGAGGTGGCCCTGGGACAGCTGAGTGCCGTGACGCAGAAGGTAGGGACGGCATCCCCCTGTGCTGGGTTCCTATGCGTGGCCCTTTATGCCCACTTGAACATAAAACCTAGGCCCACTCCTGGCTCAATGATGGCACCTTGCACATCCCAGCTGTAAACCCTTTGGTGCCCCTTGGTTACACCCCAGATGCAGGAGGTGCAGGACCTGGCGCGGGGTGCCCGCAGCCGTGCGGAGGAGGCATTGGAACGCTCGCAGGCCGCCCGCAGCCGCACGGAGAAGGCGACGGTGCAGTTGCGGGACTTCATCCGCCGCATCAAAGCCTTCCTGGCAGGTAGGGCCGGCAGCGCGTGGGCACCGGGCACAGTGCAGGGCATGGTGCCCATCCTGAGCCCGCCCTGCTCTGATGTCCCcgcagaggaaggagcagatCCAGGCAGCATCGAGCTGGTGGCACGGCAGGTGCTGAACATCTCCCTGCCCACCAGCCCTGAACgcatccaggagctgctgcgGGAGATGCAGGAGAGCATCAGCCAGCTGGACGGGGTGGACGTGGTGCTCAATGGCACGGCgcaggggctggcagctgcacaggggctgctggcacagggacAGGACGCCAGGCGAGTGGCAACGTGCTGGATGGGTAGGTTGACAGGGccctgagcagggctggagaTGTCTCTATCCCTGCAGGGAGCGAGCGGAGGGTGTGAGGGATGAGCTGGCGGGGACGCAGCTCGCACTGCAGGTGGCACGGGCACAGGTGATGGCGGCCGGGAGCACCCTGCGGAGCGCCAAGGATGGCATCCGGGCTGCTGAGAGCAAAGCCAGGGAGGTGAGAGGTGATACTGGGGATGGGGACCCTGGCACACCCCCTGGGCTGTGGATAACAGAGTGGGCACACAAGGAGAGCAAAACCAATGCCATGGGCGTGGTGTGGACGTGGCGTGGGCATGCCACAGGCACGCAATGGGCACACAGCGTCCACCCACCACCTATGTCCTGTGCACCCAGGCGGAGCGCAAGCTGCAGGCGCTGCAGGGGAAGGAGTCACGGCTGCAGAGGCGGCTGCGGGAGCTGGCACAGCGTGTCACCGCCCTGCAGCAGCGCGGACAGGACGCCCGGCGCCTGGCACAGGATGCCAAGGATGGGGCGCAGCGTGCCACCACCGCCTCGAGGTCGCTCAGCCAGGTGAGCCCcggctgtgctgcaggtggggaggGGATGCGGGGAGCTCGGCCTCATCGTGCCACGTGCCCCCAGGACCTGGCACAGGTGACGCAGCGCTACGTGGTGCTCAAGGGCCGGGTGAGCGGGATGGCAGGGGCGGCTGGCGGGGCTCTGCAGCGCGTGACGCGACTGACGGCCGAGGCCAGGGACCTGCTGGATAAAGCCAACAGCAGCAAGAGGCGGCTGGAAGGTAAGGAGCAGCGTGGGACAGGGGCTGCCCAGGCGGTGCCCGCAGCCCACCCTATGCCCGGCGCCGTCCcgcagagctggagcagcacttCGGGGCCAACGAGCAGGCGATGGCGGCCAAGGCGACCCGGCTGCAGGCTCTGGAGCGGCAGGTgtcagggctgctgcaggagatcCGCGAGCGGGCCAACGCGTATGCCACCTGCTAGGAGCCTCAGGACGCGGCCCCACGCGGCGTGGAACAAACCCGCGGGGTGTCTGTAGCGCGGCTGCACCTGCAAATAAAGCGCTGAGCAGCGGCTGCCCGTGTCCGGCCTCTCACTGTCACGCGTGGCCGAGCCCCGCGCGTCCCCTCGAGGTACCCCCGGCCTCCGGCGGGGCGGTGCTCGCCCTTCCCGGCCCGGCGTGGGCTGCCGTGCGAAGGGACCGCCCCGCGAGTTCCGCGCAGCCCGGAGAGCCGCCACAACTTTGCGAAGGGGCGGCGGGAGGAACCCCCCCACGCGCGCCCACCCACGCGAGAGCGGACCCCACGCGGCGGCACCTGCACCCCGCGCCTCGCCGCGATGCACGGCCCCGCagccttcctccccttcctccctctgctccttctcctcttcctccttcttctcgTCCCGCTGCCGTCCGGTGAGTGCGGGGCCCCTTCTCGCGGGACGCCCTCGGGTGGGGGTCCGGCCCCGCGAGGCATTTCCGGGCGGATCGCGGAAGGGCCCCCGCTTCGGGGCTGTGCGGGACGGGAACGGAGCTCTGCGTGGGGTCCGGCCTCAGCCGCCCGCTGTCCACGCAGGGCCGGGAGGGGCCGCGTGGGCCGCTTCTTCCCCCGACGCCCCCCAGGGCTGCGCCCGCGGCAGCTGCTACCCTGCTACCGGGGACCTGCTGGTGGGGAGAGCCGCGCGGCTCAGCGCCTCGTCCACCTGCGGGCTGCGGCGGCCCCAGCCCTACTGCATCGTCAGCCACCTCCAGGTGAGACGTGGGACGTGGGATGTGGGACGTGGGACGTGGGATGTGGGACGTGGGACAGGGATGTGGTGGGGTGGGGTGATCGTTGAGCCCCCGCCCGCAGGAGGAGAAGAAGTGCTTCATCTGCGACTCACGGAGACCCTACGACGCACGCAGCAACACCGACAGCCACCGCATCGAGAACGTGCTGACCACCTTTGCCCCCCGCCCCAAGAAGGCCTGGTGGCAGGCAGAGAACGGTGAGCAATAGGGCGTCCCCGGGGGGCTGCTCTTCCCATCCTCCCACACTGAGGAAGCCGTGactcagccctgtgctgctgtggccaAGACTGGAGTCACACGGGTGTCCCCCCCCCCAGGCGTGGAGCACGTCAGCATCCAGCTGGACCTGGAGGCTGAGTTCCACTTCACGCACCTCATCATGACCTTCAAGGTGGGCGCAGTGGGATGGCACAGACCCCATAACCCTGGCTGCCATCCTTCCATGTGCCCCCATCCCTCCGTGTGCTCCCATCCCTCCGTGTGCCCCACAGACCTTCCGCCCCGCAGCCATGCTGGTGGAGCGCTCGGCCGACTTTGGCCGCAGCTGGAAGGTGTACCGCTACTTCGCCTACGACTGTGCTGCGTCCTTCCCCCACGTTCCCCGTGGGCCTCCACGCCGCATTGATGATGTGATCTGTGAGTCACGCTACTCCGACATCGAGCCCTCCACCGAGGGGGAGGTGAGACCCTGACAGCACCGAGGGGGACTTGGGGGACCCTGCTGTCCCCTTGCcacccttctccctcctgcaggTGATCTACCGCGTGCTGGACCCCGCCATCCCCATCCGCGACCCATACAGCCCCGCTATCCAGGGTGAGTCGCCCGCCCGTCTGCCGCTCCGCAGCTCTATTTTGAGTGCCGCTATTTTGGCCGCTGTCTCCTCATGCTGAGCCCCACTGAGGGGCTGGATCCGGGAGCTGCCAGACCCCTGCAGCAGGGTGTGGATGAGTGTGGGGCAGCGCAGGGTGCCAAGCGATGGGAGACGGGGCCACGCCAGTGCGCGGTGCAGCGCCTGCTGCCCTGCGGGATGGAGCTGGTGGTGGGCAGATGAGCGGCACAGGACGCAATGGGTTAATGGCTCAGGCTAAATTtaggctgggagcaggagggaaggaatCTGCAGGGCCCGGCTGCTGGGAAGTTGCTGTCCCTGGGGAGCTGTCCTGCTGGCCCCATGTGCCGTGCAGCACCGCTGGCACGGAGCAGTCCATGCCCAGCCATGGCACAGCCCGGCACGatgccctgcagctgggcacGTTCAGCAGGTACGGGTGAGCGGAGCCAAGCTGCCAActctctgtgcagagctgctgcgcGTCACCAACCTGCGGGTGAACCTCACCAAGCTGCACACGCTGGGGGACAACCTGCTGGACTCACGGCGGGAGATCCGCGAGAAGTACTACTACGCGCTGTACGAGATGGTGCTGCGTGGAAACTGCTTCTGCTACGGGCACGCCTCAGAGTGCGCACCGCTCAGCGGGGCCATCGCCACTGCAGATGGCATGGTAGGTGACCGCTGTGCCGCACCGCACTGGGGTGCCTGCAGGGCCCTCTCCCGCAGCCCCTCACCGTGGCATCCCGGCAGGTGCACGGGCGCTGCGTCTGCAAGCACCACACGCAGGGGCTGAACTGCGAGCGCTGCGAGGACTTCTACCATGAGCTGCCCTGGCGCCCGGCTGAGGGCTCCAGCACCAACGCCTGCCGCCGTGAGTGCCACGCACCCGCAGCCAGCACGGTGCCGGGCCACGGGGTCCTGCACCGCGTGCCGGGGTTTGGGGTCTTGCATGCAGCGGGTTGGGGCTGGGTACCAGGGGTGCCGTCCTCACAGGGTGCGACTGCAACGAGCACTCGCGGCGCTGCCACTTCGACATGGCCGTGTTCCTGGCCACCGGGAACGCCAGCGGGGCCGTGTGTGACGGCTGCCAGCACAACACCATGGGCCGCCGCTGCCACCTCTGCAAGCCCTTCTACTACAAGGACCCCAGCAAGGACCTGCGGGACCCCGCCGTGTGCCGAGGTTGGTGCCGGGGCATGgggtggcacagggctgcaTCCAGCCCCGGTGTTGTGGGGCTGGCACGGGGGCTCCGGCACTGAGTCTGCCTGTCCGCAGCCTGCGACTGTGACCCCGAGGGCACCGTGGATGGAGGGCTCTGTGATGGTGCCGACGACCCGGAGCGGGGGCTGATTGCGGGGCAGTGCCGCTGCAAGGAGAATGTGCAGGGCCCTCGCTGCAACCGCTGCAAAGCTGGCTTCTTCGGGCTCAGTGCTGCCAACCCGCAGGGCTGCCAGCGTACGTACCGGGGCATGGGGTCACCCAGCGGTGTCGGGCACCACCAGACACTGTCTGTGCACAGGGTGTCGGTGTGACCCCCGTGGCACGGTGGCCGATGGCAGCCAGTGTGACCCCATCAGCGGTGACTGCCTCTGCAAGCGGCTGGTGACCGGGCGCAGCTGTGACCAGTGCCTGGTGAGTGGGGCCCTGCACGGTACTCAGGGCCATTGCACCCCGGCCGGCCGCTCCCTGACcccattgctctctgcagcctgagCACTGGGCTCTCAGCCACGATCGCCCTGGCTGCCGGCCTTGCGAGTGCGACGTGGGAGGTGCCCGCGACAACCGGTGAGTTTTGTCACAGCTCAGGGTGGAAGGGGCAATCCTTTAGCCCTGGAGGGCTGACGATGTGGTTGGGGTGCCAGGTGTGCTGCAGAGACGGGGCAGTGCCAGTGCCGCAGCCACATAGTGGGACGGCAATGCGAGCAGGTGGAGCCTGGCTTCTACCGCATCAACTTGGACCACTACACTTACGAGGCTGAGGATGCCCGGCTGCACAAGGTGATGGGCAGAGTTGTCCCTGGTGGGGGCACGGGCTGAGCAGAGCACCGGGAGGGACATTTGCAGGGTCTCCAAGGCAGCTGGCACCAactgggggcagtggggctgagaGGTGCATGCTGACTGAGGCCCCTTTTGAGGTCCTGTCTCACCTCTGCCCctttccccagggctcagtggtGCAGCGCGAGCCTCACGCAGGTCACCCAGCCTCCTGGACGGGGACGGGCTTTGCCCGCATGCAGGAGGGTGGCTGGGTGGAGTTCCACATCAGCGACGTGCCCTTCTCCATGGAGTACAATGTCATCATCCGCTACGAGCCCCAGGTGAGCCCCACTGATTGGGGTGTTGCACCTCCAAATGAGGGCATGCGGAGCTTTTGGTGCAGGGATTTCTGCCTGTTCTTTGCATGCAGCACCCAGAGCCCTGGAAGGAGGTGAGGGTGCGGGTGCTGCGCCCCAGCCCCGTGTCCGCGAGCAGCCCATGCGGGAACACCATCCCAGCCGATGACCAGCTCTCCACAAGCCTCCTGTCTGGCGCCAGGTGAAtgtcccagcagggctgggctgagtgGGACTGGCAGGAGGCACCCACTTCCCCTTGCTCTGCTTTGTCCCCAGGTATGTggtgctgccccatcccattTGCCTGGAGCGGGGCGTCTCCTACACCATCCgcctggagctgggctgtgccacTGGGCAGCAGGACTCCACTGCCAGCGTGCTCATCGATTCGGTGAGGGgtctgggatggggcagcacaCTTTGGGGGGCACAAAGGATGTGGCATTAGGGTGACATCCTGCTGATCCCCCACAGCTGGTTCTCCTTCCCCGTTACTCCTCCCTGGAAATGTTCATCGCGGGTGACCCCACTGCCATGGGACGTCGGGAGACATTTGAGCGGTACCGCTGCGCTCAGCATTTCCACACCGTGGGGCAGTCACCGGTGGCCGAGCCCTGCTCCCGGCTCCTGCACAGCCTCTCAGCCATCCTGCACGATGGGGCACTGCGTGAGTACGGCCCTACGCACCCCACACCCCATGCTGGTGACCGGTGCTCACTGTGTCGTGCCCGCAGCCTGCCTCTGCGACCCACAGGGCTCACTCAGTGCCGAGTGCCAGCCCCAGGGTGGGCAGTGCCGCTGCAAACCCAACGTCGTGGGACGGCGCTGCCACCGCTGTTCCCCGGGCACCTTTGGCTTCGGGCCCGGCGGGTGCCGACGTGAGTGCCCATCCAGAACAATGGATGTGGGGAGGGATGCTCCCTGTTTGCCAGGGACTTCAGCCCATAGACGCTTCGGTGCCTTGCAGCCTGCCAGTGCAGCGGCGAGGGATCGCTGAGTGCCATCTGCGACACCGTCACAGGGCAGTGCCCCTGCCGCGAGGGTGCCCACGGCTCACGCTGCGACCGCTGCCAGCCGGGCCACTGGGGCTTCCCCGCCTGCCGGCCCTGCCAGTGCAACGGGCACGCCGAGGAGTGTGACCCACAGACGGGCAGCTGCCTGCGCTGCCGCGACCACACGGATGGCGAGAGGTGCCAGCGGTAAGCAGGGTGCTCACCCTCCTGAAGCGGGGCAGGGTGCCACAGTCAGCCCTAACCCCGCTGAGTGCCCACCCCTAGGTGTGCGTCCGGGCACTTCGGGAACCCGGCGCTGGGCTCCGGCCAGCACTGCCGGCCCTGCCCTTGCCCCGACGGACCCGGCGGCCCCCGGCACTTCGCTGCCTCCTGCTACCAGGATGGGCGCTCCCGGCAGGTTGTCTGCCACTGCAGCCCTGGGTACACAGGTGGGTGCCTGCCGTGGCTTTCTCGGTGTCCCCAGTGCTGTCCCCAGGCACTGCTCAGTACTTTGCGCTCACAGGTCCCCGCTGCGATGAGTGTGCACCCGGGTACTATGGGGACCCTCTGCAACCCGGCGGGCGCTGCCTGCCCTGCCAGTGCCACGATAACATTGACGTGATGGATGCGGAGGCGTGTGACCGGCGCACGGGGCAATGCCTGCGCTGCCTCTACAACACGGCAGGGCCGCACTGTGCCGAGTGCCAGCCCGGGTACTATGGGGatgccacacagcacagctgcaggcgTGAGTGTACACAGACACACTTGACAtgcctcctgccccagcacttCCAGGGCCCATGTGCACGCCACTCTGGggtccctgccctgctgtggcTATCTCCTTAgcccagccccagtgctgctgccctgtcAGGTCCCACCTACATCCTTATCTTGTGCCCATTCCCATCCTCTACTACTCATCCCCACCCTCGCAGCCTGGTTCTGTCCTTGACCTGTCCTTATCCCATCTCCATCTTGTCTCCATCCTATCACTGTCCAACCTTTGTCTCCATCTtgccccatcccatccctacCTGTACTCCTATCCCACCTAACCCGAacccccaccccatccccatcctaATTCTGATCTCCTCCCCATCTTAGCCCTGTCTGCATCCTAACCCTGTCTCCTCCCAGGCCCCCATCCCCACTCAgcctccctctgcttccaggTTGCTCCTGCAATGCGCTGGGCACCGACCCCAGCACCTGCGGGCTACAGCAATGCCAGTGTGACGGGCGCAGCGGGCAGTGCCACTGCCTGCCCCACGTGGAGGGACAGAGCTGTGACCGCTGCAGCCCCAACTTCTGGAACCTGggcagtgggcagggctgcGAGCCCTGCGCCTGCCACCCCCAGCACTCCTTGTCACCTGCATGCAACCAGGTGAGAtgccccagggatggggaggcTGAGGGGATGGCATGGCGATGGGGTGCCAGCTTTGACTGCGTGATGTCTTTCAGTTCACAGGGCAGTGCTCATGCCGGCCAGGCTTTGGGGGCCGTACCTGTGCTGactgccaggagcagcactggggt contains:
- the LOC110404948 gene encoding laminin subunit beta-2-like, whose product is MHGPAAFLPFLPLLLLLFLLLLVPLPSGPGGAAWAASSPDAPQGCARGSCYPATGDLLVGRAARLSASSTCGLRRPQPYCIVSHLQEEKKCFICDSRRPYDARSNTDSHRIENVLTTFAPRPKKAWWQAENGVEHVSIQLDLEAEFHFTHLIMTFKTFRPAAMLVERSADFGRSWKVYRYFAYDCAASFPHVPRGPPRRIDDVICESRYSDIEPSTEGEVIYRVLDPAIPIRDPYSPAIQELLRVTNLRVNLTKLHTLGDNLLDSRREIREKYYYALYEMVLRGNCFCYGHASECAPLSGAIATADGMVHGRCVCKHHTQGLNCERCEDFYHELPWRPAEGSSTNACRRCDCNEHSRRCHFDMAVFLATGNASGAVCDGCQHNTMGRRCHLCKPFYYKDPSKDLRDPAVCRACDCDPEGTVDGGLCDGADDPERGLIAGQCRCKENVQGPRCNRCKAGFFGLSAANPQGCQRCRCDPRGTVADGSQCDPISGDCLCKRLVTGRSCDQCLPEHWALSHDRPGCRPCECDVGGARDNRCAAETGQCQCRSHIVGRQCEQVEPGFYRINLDHYTYEAEDARLHKGSVVQREPHAGHPASWTGTGFARMQEGGWVEFHISDVPFSMEYNVIIRYEPQHPEPWKEVRVRVLRPSPVSASSPCGNTIPADDQLSTSLLSGARYVVLPHPICLERGVSYTIRLELGCATGQQDSTASVLIDSLVLLPRYSSLEMFIAGDPTAMGRRETFERYRCAQHFHTVGQSPVAEPCSRLLHSLSAILHDGALPCLCDPQGSLSAECQPQGGQCRCKPNVVGRRCHRCSPGTFGFGPGGCRPCQCSGEGSLSAICDTVTGQCPCREGAHGSRCDRCQPGHWGFPACRPCQCNGHAEECDPQTGSCLRCRDHTDGERCQRCASGHFGNPALGSGQHCRPCPCPDGPGGPRHFAASCYQDGRSRQVVCHCSPGYTGPRCDECAPGYYGDPLQPGGRCLPCQCHDNIDVMDAEACDRRTGQCLRCLYNTAGPHCAECQPGYYGDATQHSCRRCSCNALGTDPSTCGLQQCQCDGRSGQCHCLPHVEGQSCDRCSPNFWNLGSGQGCEPCACHPQHSLSPACNQFTGQCSCRPGFGGRTCADCQEQHWGDPRLQCRACDCDPRGIASAQCHRGSGHCDCRPGISGVRCDQCARGFSGTFPACQPCHPCFGDWDRVVQDLASRTRALAQRASLLQHTGAAGAFEGTFRRLEESLATVRDAVAARNATAATATFLTHATEGLRQQIGEATERLTRLESELTAAQDANFKASHVLGTVDRGARALNHSLHELGQRLHALKTSNFLGAFDSIRQSHWESQDAERRADASTRVVPSPISASSATRHRTEQLLASRRDAFNRQNAANRRALTELAARARELSLHPLNKKVCGAAGDVPCTESPCGGAGCRDEDGARRCGGLSCGGAVSTADSALDRAQHAQEELRRAAGEVAQLSHRVAEAKGKADEARLQAQAALDKANQTRARVEHSNKELRELISHVKAFLSQEGADPESIEVVASRVLELSLPASPAQIHRLAEEIKARVRSLASVDAILEQTAGDVRQAGQLLQDAQRAKARAEGMRSTAEAVQQALEDARQAQGTAGQALHSTAADIQHSERTIGTMRAQALGAEQQLAAAMERLNLLEGQTDALKVKRANNSLAATRAHDAAGIAQNRASEAKQVLEGPLRDQYRAAQELVQHRAQGAQQAGGRAQQLREEAAGLLQDAQGKLQKLRALEEAYERNERVLDAKAAQLDGLEARMREVLATINQQVQIYNTCQ